The following proteins are encoded in a genomic region of Pyricularia oryzae 70-15 chromosome 6, whole genome shotgun sequence:
- a CDS encoding beta-glucosidase 2 has product MTGGSGWEDAYKKAKEMVGKMTNDEKLVLTAGKPEPVRRCDGNIAPISNVGFPGMCLADAGNGLRGTDFVTAWPSGVHVGASFNRKLSAERAYGMGSEFRKKGVNMLLGPVVGPIGRTVRGGRNWEGFAVDPYLSGILVDQTVRGIQNAGVIASTKHYVANEQETNRQPDGDVQSVSSNIDDRTMHELYLWPFMDAVRAGTGSIMCSYNRLNNSYGCANSKALNGLLKTELGFQGHVVSDWWAQHSGVSSALAGLDLAMPHADPFWGAELLKAINNGTVPQSRLDDMAIRVLAPWFQLGHDKGFPKPGIGMPADINQPHQIVDARNSSDKTTIFDGAVEGHVLVKNLRNALPLKKPKMLTIYGYSAKKADKTNFEPGLFPQWVWGPESMNYDDIKTGMLNAADMLPGTARAEQTRPIAINGTIFSGGGSGAVSTSLVSAPFDAISQQCWEDDTIMFWDFASPNPAVNSNSEACLVVGNVASAEGWDRVGLRDDYTDGLIRHVANSCNNTIVVLHNAGPRLVDQFIDHPNVTALIYAHLPGQASGVALASILYGKVNPSGKMPYTVARNETDYGGVQDPDLPKGKYELFPQADFTEGLFLDYRHFDKQNIEPRYEFGFGLSYTTFGYSNLKIEKSSAVSFDSYPEGPLLSGGPASLWETLVRVTAEVENTGGVDGAEVAQLYLSVPGAEDGHTPLRVLRGFEKPFIKAKEKATVQFELSRRDVSIWDVVSQKWLLRNGTYTVSVGSSSRILPINGTFTV; this is encoded by the exons ATGACCGGAGGGAGTGGCTGGGAAGATGCGTATAAAAAGGCCAAGGAAATGGTTGGCAAAATGACAAACGATGAAAAA CTTGTCCTGACCGCCGGCAAACCTGAACCTGTCCGCCGTTGTGATGGCAACATTGCGCCAATCTCAAATGTTGGGTTTCCTGGAATGTGCCTAGCTGATGCAGGCAATGGTTTGCGCGGCACGGATTTTGTTACTGCGTGGCCCAGTGGTGTCCACGTGGGTGCCAG TTTCAACCGAAAGCTTAGCGCAGAACGTGCCTATGGCATGGGCTCCGAGTTCCGGAAGAAGGGCGTCAACATGCTTCTGGGTCCGGTCGTTGGCCCCATTGGAAGGACTGTAAGGGGTGGACGCAACTGGGAAG GATTTGCCGTCGACCCTTATCTCTCTGGTATTTTGGTTGATCAGACGGTCCGTGGCATACAGAATGCTGGCGTGATTGCAAGCACCAAG CACTACGTTGCCAACGAGCAGGAAACTAATCGTCAACCAGACGGCGACGTACAATCCGTGTCTTCAAACATTGATGACCGGACAATGCACGAGCTGTATCTATG GCCCTTCATGGATGCCGTACGCGCCGGAACAGGTAGCATCATGTGCTCTTACAACAGACTGAACAATTCCTACGGTTGTGCGAACAGCAAGGCCCTCAATGGTCTCTTGAAGACTGAACTTGGCTTTCAG GGCCATGTTGTGAGTGACTGGTGGGCACAGCACAGTGGAGTGTCATCAGCCCTTGCTGGACTCGATCTCGCCATGCCGCATGCCGACCCATTCTGGGGTGCGGAACTACTCAAGGCAATCAACAATGGCACCGTCCCTCAGTCACGTCTTGACGATATGGCAATTCG CGTTCTTGCACCCTGGTTCCAGCTTGGTCATGACAAGGGCTTCCCGAAACCAGGAATCGGAATGCCTGCCGATATCAACCAGCCGCACCAAATAGTCGATGCCAGGAACTCGTCAGACAAGACTACCATCTTCGACGGGGCTGTTGAGGGCCATGTGCTCGTGAAAAACCTCCGCAACGCTCTCCCACTCAAGAAGCCCAAGATGTTGACCATATATGGCTACTCGGCCAAAAAGGCAGACAAGACTAACTTTGAGCCAGGACTGTTCCCACAGTGGGTTTGGGGTCCCGAATCCATGAACTACGATGATATCAAGACCGGCATGCTCAACGCGGCAGATATGCTGCCCGGCACTGCACGGGCGGAACAGACAAGGCCGATTGCCATCAATGGCACCATCTTCTCTGGCGGCGGATCTGGAGCTGTGTCTACTTCGCTGGTCAGCGCACCCTTCGACGCCATATCGCAGCAGTGCTGGGAGGATGACACAATCATGTTCTGGGATTTTGCCTCGCCCAACCCTGCCGTGAACTCCAACTCGGAAGCTTGTCTCGTGGTTGGAAACGTTGCATCCGCTGAAGGCTGGGACAGAGTTGGCCTACGGGATGATTATACTGACGGGTTGATCAGGCATGTGGCCAACTCGTGCAACAACACAATAGTAGTTCTACACAATGCTGGTCCGCGCCTTGTTGATCAATTCATTGACCATCCCAATGTTACCGCGTTAATTTATGCGCACCTCCCCGGACAAGCATCCGGAGTTGCCCTGGCATCAATCCTATACGGCAAAGTCAACCCATCGGGCAAGATGCCGTACACAGTGGCACGGAACGAGACGGATTACGGCGGTGTCCAGGACCCGGATCTGCCAAAAGGCAAATACGAGCTGTTTCCCCAGGCCGACTTTACCGAAGGCTTGTTCCTGGACTACCGACACTTCGACAAGCAAAACATCGAACCCCGCTACGAATTTGGATTTGGTCTGTCGTACACGACATTTGGCTACTCCAACCTCAAGATTGAAAAGTCGTCGGCCGTCAGCTTTGATTCCTACCCTGAAGGTCCTTTGTTGTCTGGAGGGCCGGCCTCGCTCTGGGAGACGCTCGTGCGCGTCACGGCCGAGGTCGAAAACACAggcggcgtcgacggtgCCGAGGTTGCCCAGCTGTACCTCTCCGTACCCGGCGCTGAGGATGGGCACACGCCGCtgcgggtgctcaggggctTTGAGAAGCCATtcatcaaggccaaggagaaggCAACGGTTCAGTTTGAGCTTAGCAGGCGAGACGTGAGCATCTGGGATGTCGTTAGCCAAAAGTGGCTGCTGAGGAACGGCACCTACACCGTCAGTGTCGGTTCGAGCAGCCGGATCCTGCCCATCAATGGAACTTTTACTGTGTAA